TAAGAAGCATAGCTTGAGATAAGGGGGCTTCTTTTTCTAAATACACCAAAGGGAAAGAAGCTATATTTTTGGCTTTAGTTTCTTTTTTATCCAACCCCTGATATAGAAGTTTTTTGATAACGTCCCGCTCAGTTATAATCCCATATCCTTTTTCTAATTTAACTAAACAAGCGGTGACGTTTTTTTCTACCATCTCCTGAATAACCTTTTCTACGGAGTTTTCTCCATCTACGATGACAGGGGGTTTTAGGTTCAATTTTGAGAGAGGGACAGAGCTAAAAGTTCCCCACTGGTCTTTTTTCTGGTTTAAAGCTTCTGCCAGTTTTTGAGCCAGTTTTTGGGTATAAAAACTCTGGACTACTGAATAGTTTTGAAAAAGTTTTAAAAAATCTTCTTTTTTAATTAAAAATACCACGGTATCTTCTACCGCACGGGCTGAATGGTCAAGTTCCTGATCAGTTATTAAGGGTAAATAACCAAAGGTTTCTCCTTCTTGAAGTTGGTCTAAGATAGTACCTTTTTTTTCTAAGACTACATATCCTTTCCTTATAAGATATAAATATTCAGAGAGGTCTTTTTCCCGGTAGATAACCTCGTTTTTAGGATAGACTTTTACCTTTATTTTTTCTACTAAAGTAGATATAACAGATGAGGGGAGCCCCCTAAAAGGGGGTACTTCCCTTATAAACCTTTCTGCATCAAGCATGCTATTCTATCCCCACACCCAGATAGGTTCTAACCTTTTCCTCTTCAAACTTTTCTTGAGCTTCTTTTTCTGGTGTCAAAAGAGATACTAAGATAGCCATGATAAAACTTGCTGGCATAGAAATAAGAGCAGGATTTTTCCAAGGGAAGATGGGAGCAGGGTTTTTAAAAATGTCTACCCAAACAGTGGGACTCAAGATGATAAGCACCACAGAAAGGGTAACCCCTGTCAAGATGCCTGCTACTACACCTGCAGTAGAAAATTTTTTCCAGAAGATAGAAAGAAGCAGAGAAGGAAAGTTAGCACTGGCAGCTATAGCAAAGGCAAGTCCTACCATAAAAGCTACGTTTTGTCCCTTAAAAGCTATACCAAGAAAAATCGCAAGGATTCCTAAGATAAGGGTGGCTAACCTTGCCACTTTTACCTGTTCCTCTTCTGTGGCTCTTCCTTTTTTTATTACGTTGGTGTATAAGTCATGAGAAAGGGCTCCTGCTCCTGCTAAAGTAAGTCCTGCAACCACCGCAAGAATGGTAGCAAAGGCTACCGCAGCAATAAATCCTAAAAATATCGTTCCTCCCACAGCCTCCGCCAAAAGAGGAGCTGCCATATTTCCGCCTTTTTCTATACTTTTAATCAAGTTTTCTCCTACTATAGCAGCCGAACCAAATCCTATGATAAAAGTGAGAATGTAAAAGTAACCGATAAATCCTGTAGCATAAAAAACCGACTTTCTGGCTTCTTTAGCGTCAGGAACGGTATAAAATCTCATAAGTATGTGAGGGAGACCTGCTGTTCCAAACATAAGGGCTATACCAAGAGAAATAGCATCCCATGGATTGGCTACAAGACCTCCTGGAAGAAGCCTTTTTTCTCCATACTTTTCACTGATAAAACCAAACAATTCATTAAAGCTAAAACCAAACTTAACCAACGTGAAAATGGCAAGCACCGTAGCTCCACCAAGCAAAAGACAAGCCTTGATAATCTGAACCCAGGTAGTAGCAATCATGCCACCGAAAAGAACATAAATAATCATTATAGTCCCTACTAAAACCACCGCCAAATCATAGGGTAATCCAAACAAAAGTTTTATAAGAGAACCAGCTCCTACCATCTGAGCAATAAGGTAAAGAAGAACGGTAGCCAAAGACCCAAAAGAAGAGGCAATCCTTATAGGCTTTTGCTTAAGCCTGTAAGCTACCACATCTGCAAAGGTATACTTACCAAGGTTTCTTAATTGCTCAGCTATAAGAAACATCACTATCGGCCAGCCTACCAAAAATCCGATGGAATAAATCAAACCATCATAACCTTTTAACGCTACCAACCCAGCAATCCCAAGGAAAGAGGCTGCACTCATGTAATCTCCAGCCAACGCAAGTCCATTTTGAAATCCAGTGATACTTCTTCCTGCTGCATAGTACTCAGAAGCTGTCTTAGTCCGTTTAGCAGCCAAGTAGGTAATATAAAGAGTAGTTAAAGTAAATAAAAAGAAAAACAAAATAGAAACCACGTTAGGTTGCCCTAAGGTTGTCTGCATTTCCATCTTACATCCCCCTTATTTTAATGTTTTTCTATTTCTCTTTTAATCTCTTCAACCAACCTGTCATAGACGCTGTTTGCCCAAAGGGTATAAACTCCAGTTAACAGCCAGGAAAAAATTATTACTGAAATCCCCAGAGGAATTCCTAAAGGTATTGATCCGGTAACCTTAATGGCTAAAAAATCTTTTTTAAAAGCTAAAAGGTAGATAAAACCATAATAAATTAACAACTGGATAAAAGTAAGAGCAAAAGCTACCTTGTTTTTTTGAGAC
Above is a genomic segment from Thermodesulfobacterium commune DSM 2178 containing:
- the actP gene encoding cation/acetate symporter ActP; this translates as MQTTLGQPNVVSILFFFLFTLTTLYITYLAAKRTKTASEYYAAGRSITGFQNGLALAGDYMSAASFLGIAGLVALKGYDGLIYSIGFLVGWPIVMFLIAEQLRNLGKYTFADVVAYRLKQKPIRIASSFGSLATVLLYLIAQMVGAGSLIKLLFGLPYDLAVVLVGTIMIIYVLFGGMIATTWVQIIKACLLLGGATVLAIFTLVKFGFSFNELFGFISEKYGEKRLLPGGLVANPWDAISLGIALMFGTAGLPHILMRFYTVPDAKEARKSVFYATGFIGYFYILTFIIGFGSAAIVGENLIKSIEKGGNMAAPLLAEAVGGTIFLGFIAAVAFATILAVVAGLTLAGAGALSHDLYTNVIKKGRATEEEQVKVARLATLILGILAIFLGIAFKGQNVAFMVGLAFAIAASANFPSLLLSIFWKKFSTAGVVAGILTGVTLSVVLIILSPTVWVDIFKNPAPIFPWKNPALISMPASFIMAILVSLLTPEKEAQEKFEEEKVRTYLGVGIE
- a CDS encoding DUF485 domain-containing protein, producing MKEVLSSPKFQTLMSQKNKVAFALTFIQLLIYYGFIYLLAFKKDFLAIKVTGSIPLGIPLGISVIIFSWLLTGVYTLWANSVYDRLVEEIKREIEKH